Proteins encoded together in one Miscanthus floridulus cultivar M001 chromosome 16, ASM1932011v1, whole genome shotgun sequence window:
- the LOC136512379 gene encoding probable GPI-anchored adhesin-like protein PGA55, whose amino-acid sequence MRGEASNDGGGGDTQVLDGGTPPLGSPSSDGDGTQREADDWALYDETQPLDDAETQLVDEVVEKEEGVAGDWTETQLVESGDEDGGDDGDQVKTQQEVEDGKGGDVGGGAEDNAGNCTKTQLDEECEVDVVNTVVGDMVETQLVEESEDDDDDDNDGLNGDDEHDLGEWGKTQLVEDSDEDIGDDGLSDGTVVLSDNESLSGDERGVKSGMNKRDANLEMEGSIEGLNGGIKKHDDNNNLVDSDASTDEEGDTGSGHLQMKLPSVRVASVRTCGISEPRDTMSVNCMKQGKQKASSNAIHPLPKIVDESTSCSTSFGGVDNDSHGYVQNHDKGGGKSRDKCSTAKKLFADTAAEDGENNSRCLAGLSYVGSQEPGDLSQANAFDVVDRLISINGGLSSQENTPNKLEKEKPRVSSKRGTLMLAEKVDLGRSSNMKAEIFEFVDSREDDGGGDFFSKNKDILLPKPIGRGKPKSHSTRAKKSSTKKSQEENKMGEAMNKRNTKLPGRFETIPLSDSRLFRSDVKSKRASGNRTKKNLLKDLDDLSNAKSLEEQEKADVALNDVGPDTQMAAEAMEALVQCSPAKNLSAEGQPLFNRDMRAEMSRITKSHLKNGSPQRTSNIQKGVATRSKRRKVTDFSTKPQKERLRGSKTQESSEPIVKVKHKQTKSVPEKSKVSKKFIDENKYHGTPVAHRTRHCGRNDPSAFIELSNKHLRRGKKLTGDSSTIGQVQNNHIATKSGLSYFEKESTEQTCTNNDQDLQQSRDGSAQRTSVNNVQNLEAHRVEPTTDVTCRDSPSHPKRRRTPTKMIQSTAAAAANHEIPSEVARPCKKRRIFIRSVSDLLKYAMREPSHGRSVSMMSNIIEKSLAASPVLNSSVRDDRKTSSDVISSAQRLKESSHVEDTSKSPKNNPQVPNSAMKTPSKVVNELSPTFSPVNPSKGSSRSLSKASIARELLKLDPENVLSNQQRKDSRRRKDMASVSILISHHLDDDVIKRQKKILARLGVCEAFSMADATHFVADRFCRTKNMLEAITLGKPVVTSMWLENCGQAGCFIDKRKYILRDEKKEKEIGFSMPISLTSACKHPLLLGKRVFVTSNVKPSQAVVTSLVKASSGQPLERVGRSIMKEKEVPPDLLVISCEEDYETCAPLLEKGASVFSVEFLLNGIVIQKLEYERHRLFMDRVKQTRSSRWLKDTVQDRFVPVPKRPRT is encoded by the exons ATGCGCGGCGAGGCCAGCAATGACGGCGGTGGCGGGGATACCCAAGTCCTGGACGGCGGGACACCTCCGTTAG GTTCTCCATCGAGTGATGGGGATGGGACACAGCGCGAGGCGGATGATTGGGCCCTGTACGACGAAACACAGCCTCTGGATGATGCCGAGACCCAGTTAGTAGACGAGGTGGTGGAGAAGGAGGAGGGTGTGGCTGGCGATTGGACGGAGACACAGTTGGTGGAGAGTGGCGATGAGGATGGTGGTGATGACGGTGACCAAGTGAAGACGCAGCAGGAGGTGGAAGATGGGAAAGGGGGTGATGTCGGTGGTGGCGCTGAGGATAATGCCGGTAATTGTACTAAGACCCAGTTGGATGAAGAATGTGAGGTGGATGTAGTGAACACCGTTGTTGGAGACATGGTTGAGACCCAGTTGGTTGAGGAatctgaggatgatgatgatgatgacaacgatggattAAATGGCGATGATGAACATGATCTTGGTGAGTGGGGGAAGACCCAGTTGGTTGAAGACTCTGATGAAGACATAGGTGACGATGGGTTGAGCGATGGCACTGTTGTCCTAAGTGACAATGAGAGCTTATCAGGGGATGAGAGGGGTGTGAAGTCAGGAATGAACAAAAGGGATGCGAATTTGGAAATGGAAGGAAGTATCGAGGGGTTAAATGGAGGGATTAAGAAGCATGATGATAACAATAATTTGGTGGATTCTGATGCATCGACAGATGAGGAGGGTGACACAGGTTCAG GTCACCTTCAGATGAAATTACCTTCTGTTCGTGTTGCATCAGTACGGACATGTGGAATTTCTGAACCTCGGGACACTATGTCTGTGAACTGTATGAAGCAAGGGAAACAAAAGGCCTCATCCAATGCAATACATCCCCTGCCGAAAATTGTAGATGAATCTACTTCGTGTAGCACCTCCTTTGGTGGGGTTGATAACGACTCCCATGGTTATGTACAGAACCATGATAAAGGTGGAGGTAAAAGCAGAGATAAGTGCTCAACAGCAAAAAAGCTTTTTGCTGACACAGCAGCTGAGGATGGTGAAAACAACAGCAGATGTCTTGCTGGATTAAGCTATGTTGGATCACAGGAGCCTGGTGATCTGTCACAAGCAAATGCTTTTGATGTTGTGGACAGGTTGATTTCAATCAACGGTGGATTATCATCTCAAGAAAACACCCCAAAtaaattggaaaaagaaaagccACGTGTTTCAAGTAAGAGGGGGACTTTAATGTTGGCTGAGAAGGTTGACCTTGGTAGAAGTTCCAATATGAAGGCAGAAATATTTGAATTTGTGGATAGCCGTGAAGATGATGGAGGAGGTGACTTTTTCAgtaaaaacaaagacatcttgtTGCCGAAACCAATTGGTAGAGGAAAACCAAAGAGTCATTCTACCAGAGCAAAGAAATCTTCCACAAAAAAATCACAGGAAGAAAATAAGATGGGGGAAGCCATGAACAAAAGAAATACCAAACTACCTGGGAGGTTTGAAACTATTCCTTTATCAGATTCAAGACTATTCAGAAGTGATGTAAAGAGTAAGCGGGCTTCTGGAAACAGGACTAAGAAAAACCTTTTGAAGGACTTAGATGATCTATCAAATGCCAAATCATTGGAAGAACAGGAAAAGGCTGATgtagctttgaatgatgttggTCCAGATACTCAAATGGCTGCTGAAGCTATGGAGGCCCTGGTACAATGTTCACCTGCTAAAAATTTATCTGCTGAAGGTCAACCTCTGTTCAATAGAGATATGAGAGCTGAGATGTCCAGAATAACTAAAAGTCATTTGAAGAATGGTTCTCCTCAGAGAACTAGCAACATCCAGAAAGGTGTCGCAACACGTTCTAAAAGAAGAAAAGTAACTGACTTCAGTACCAAGCCTCAGAAAGAAAGACTAAGAGGATCGAAGACGCAAGAAAGTTCTGAGCCTATAGTAAAAGTGAAACATAAGCAAACAAAGTCTGTACCAGAGAAGAGCAAAGTTTCAAAGAAATTTATCGATGAAAATAAGTACCATGGGACACCTGTTGCTCACCGAACTAGGCATTGTGGTAGGAATGACCCTTCTGCATTTATCGAGTTATCTAATAAACACTTGAGGAGAGGCAAGAAATTGACAGGTGACAGCTCCACTATTGGGCAAGTGCAAAATAACCACATTGCAACCAAATCTGGTTTGAGTTATTTTGAAAAAGAAAGCACAGAGCAGACTTGTACAAATAATGATCAAGATCTTCAGCAATCTAGGGATGGAAGCGCACAACGGACCAGTGTAAATAATGTTCAAAACCTTGAAGCACACAGAGTTGAACCAACAACTGATGTTACATGCAGAGATTCCCCATCGCACCCCAAACGGCGAAGAACACCTACAAAAATGATACAGTCAACCGCTGCAGCTGCTGCAAATCATGAAATACCGTCAGAAGTGGCAAGACCATGCAAGAAAAGGCGGATTTTCATAAGAAGTGTTTCTGACCTGCTAAAGTATGCAATGAGGGAACCTTCCCATGGAAGATCAGTTTCTATGATGTCCAACATTATAGAAAAGTCATTAGCTGCTTCTCCTGTACTTAATTCTTCTGTAAGAGATGACAGGAAAACTTCTTCTGATGTCATTAGCTCTGCACAGAGACTGAAGGAATCCTCCCATGTTGAGGATACAAGCAAATCACCAAAAAACAATCCTCAAGTTCCGAATAGTGCCATGAAAACACCTTCAAAAGTTGTTAATGAATTGTCACCTACTTTTAGTCCTGTGAATCCGTCAAAAGGCTCAAGTAGAAGCTTGTCGAAAGCTTCTATTGCGAGAGAATTACTGAAGCTAGATCCTGAAAATGTGCTATCAAATCAGCAGAGAAAAGATTCCAGAAGAAGGAAGGATATGGCCAGTGTCAGTATTTTAATCAGCCATCATTTGGATGACGATGTTATCAAACGTCAAAAGAAG ATCTTGGCGCGCTTAGGAGTTTGTGAAGCATTTTCGATGGCCGATGCAACACACTTTGTTGCAGATAGATTTTGCCGCACAAAGAATATGCTAGAAGCAATAACTCTTGGCAAGCCAGTAGTTACATCAATGTGGCTTGAAAATTGTGGACAAGCAGGCTGTTTTATTGATAAGAGGAAGTATATTCTGAGGGAtgaaaaaaaggaaaaggagaTAGGTTTCAGCATGCCTATATCACTGACCTCAGCTTGCAAACATCCTCTTCTGCTG GGAAAAAGAGTCTTTGTAACATCAAATGTGAAACCAAGTCAAGCAGTGGTGACTAGCTTGGTTAAAGCATCATCGGGGCAG CCACTAGAGAGGGTAGGACGATCCATAATGAAGGAAAAGGAGGTACCTCCTGACCTACTGGTTATCTCATGTGAAGAAGACTATGAAACTTGTGCACCACTACTCGAGAAAG GTGCTAGTGTTTTTAGCGTGGAGTTTCTACTAAACGGTATAGTCATTCAGAAACTGGAGTATGAGAG GCACCGCCTTTTCATGGACCGAGTCAAACAGACCCGCTCATCACGGTGGTTGAAGGACACCGTGCAAGACCGGTTTGTCCCTGTACCCAAGCGCCCCCGTACCTAG